In Akkermansia muciniphila ATCC BAA-835, the genomic stretch ATGAATTCTCCCGAAGCCAGAGATTCCTTTGCATGGCTTCTGGCGGTGGAAATGGACCGGCGCGGCATGCTGAAAGAATCCGAACCTATGCTGGCTGCTCTTCTGGAAAAAAAGCTGGCTGCTTCCTCCTCCATGGCGGCGGAGGACCATACCCGCCTTCTGGGCGTCAGCCTGAACTGGGCGCGGGAATTCGCCCGCCGCAAGCATGATGCTGTGGCGGAAAAGCTTTATGAAGTGATTTTGAAAAATACGCCGGAAGACCAGGTTTCCATCCGTTTAGCGTGCTTGGAGCCATTAATCCATTATGCGTACGACCAGGCCAGGTTTGAGCGTTTTTCCGCGTTGTGCAAGCAGGCTGTTTCTCCTGTCATGAGGAGCATGCTGAATAAGCCGGAGGATGTGAAGAGCATGGTGAAAATCCTGTTGCTTCAGGATACCCTGCCAGACAAGACCACCGGGTTGCCCGGTGGCACAGGGAGTGCGATTGCACGGGAGCTTCTTACTAAATTCCGCCTGACCGCCAATCCGGACATGGGCCGCATTATTCTGAATGAATTGAAGATGCCGCTGAACACGCGCCGGAAGTATTCCCAGGAGGAATTGAAGACCATGGCCGACCAGCTGGAAGCGGCCCTGATTTGCTTCCGTGCAGCTGAAACGGAGATGGACTGCACGCCGGAGACAATGCTTGCCTTGGCACGGGTAAGGATGCAGATGGGGGATTTGAGAGAGGCCTCCCGCCTGCTGTCCCGTGCAGAAGGGGCAGCCATGACGCTTGGCGTGGATGCTCCCCGTATTTTGAGCGGCTCCAGCCTGAGCCAGGATATTGCGTCCATGCGGTCCCAGCTTGAAAAATACAGCCAGGCAGAGGCTTTGGTGAAACGGGCTTATGAAGATGTGAATGTTGCCGCAGCTTTCCTGAAGGCGCGGGATTACGATCAGGCGGTGAAGTATCTGGAGCAGGCAATGAAAGTGGCTCGTGAAAATACCACGTTTGTTCAGGCTCTTCAGCCGGTCATTCTGAATCTTCAGGCGGAGATAAGCGCCGGCAGGGAACAATGGGCTCTGTCGGAGTCCCAATATGGAAAGTTGATTGCGGAGTGGGATGCGTTGACTCCGGAAGATAAGGAAAAACTCCGGAACAATCTGGCCTCCATCCAGTTGGGAGAGCTTTACAATGAAATTCACCGCAACTGGGCTGGTGTGTGCCTCAAGCAAAAACGAACCACAGAGGCCCGCAGGGTGCTGGGGAAGATAGGAGAGGTGCCGGCTGAAGAACCGGAGAGGCCTGCTTCGCGCCGACGCCGCAGATAGCAGACCCCTTCCTTCAGTTAGGCCGTTCCTTTTTTGGAAAGGCAAAGTTCTCCATTGGCAGATGCCGGAGGGGCTCAGAGTTCCCAGAGGCTCCGGTCGGGAGCTTGACCAAAGCGGGATACCTGCGGTCAGCTACGTGAGGCTGAAGGGGCTTTTTAAGGAAATGTGCCGCTTTAATCTCCCTTGGCGTCATCAAAGAGCTTTGGCACAGGTTCCGTTTCCCTGTATCGACGGGTACCCGGCATTCCGGAGAGAAAAAATGGATTTTAGGTCCTCAACAAACTATATGCCTCTTTTTGGGGCAAATGTAACGTTTCCGGTATGCTCCATACTCTCAAGCAGAGCTGAAAAACAGCTTCTGCGGAACCTTCAGCTG encodes the following:
- a CDS encoding tetratricopeptide repeat protein: MSSERHFSSKPYRPARKKKSYWKPVLFLILLGGLWFGYIQYWPTIEGWFKPTIHEVHSQTQAMGHLQDMLASWNGSDAELAQMASSVDKQVEWMNSPEARDSFAWLLAVEMDRRGMLKESEPMLAALLEKKLAASSSMAAEDHTRLLGVSLNWAREFARRKHDAVAEKLYEVILKNTPEDQVSIRLACLEPLIHYAYDQARFERFSALCKQAVSPVMRSMLNKPEDVKSMVKILLLQDTLPDKTTGLPGGTGSAIARELLTKFRLTANPDMGRIILNELKMPLNTRRKYSQEELKTMADQLEAALICFRAAETEMDCTPETMLALARVRMQMGDLREASRLLSRAEGAAMTLGVDAPRILSGSSLSQDIASMRSQLEKYSQAEALVKRAYEDVNVAAAFLKARDYDQAVKYLEQAMKVARENTTFVQALQPVILNLQAEISAGREQWALSESQYGKLIAEWDALTPEDKEKLRNNLASIQLGELYNEIHRNWAGVCLKQKRTTEARRVLGKIGEVPAEEPERPASRRRRR